From Brochothrix thermosphacta DSM 20171 = FSL F6-1036, a single genomic window includes:
- a CDS encoding WYL domain-containing protein, protein MTDSLFHEVHGTYFTIVRTILSKQQTLTVKELECLIKEQGFDETAFQLLPSLTNQRTPWYLLKEETIDHWSPITQNKTPLINTNIERRWLKTLINDPRLLFFLDKAEIAELQQQLIHVEPLFDLEAVTYYDHFNQVDSLVEQKQQHAHFKQLLAAINTEQPVKIEYQRRPNIPSKKALFLPVKLEYSQKNNLFRLRAWRLLRNSRFEVTLNLNRMLTVHPAKATRKYLELPITARRRQAQMTCILVDKRKALERSMLHFADYNKSTQRLDDTRYQLTIHYYLGDETELLIRLLSFGPFITVTSPTEFVAKIKERVDAQAQLLDNF, encoded by the coding sequence ATGACTGATTCTTTATTTCACGAAGTTCATGGCACCTATTTCACTATTGTTCGAACAATTTTAAGTAAACAGCAGACTTTGACGGTAAAAGAACTGGAATGCCTCATCAAAGAGCAAGGATTTGACGAGACAGCGTTTCAACTATTGCCTTCATTAACAAATCAGCGCACCCCATGGTATTTGTTAAAAGAAGAAACGATAGATCATTGGTCTCCTATCACACAAAATAAAACACCGCTTATAAATACCAATATAGAGAGACGGTGGCTAAAGACACTTATAAATGATCCTCGATTATTATTCTTTTTGGATAAGGCTGAGATTGCAGAATTACAACAGCAACTTATCCATGTTGAACCTTTATTTGATTTAGAAGCGGTGACTTATTATGATCATTTTAACCAAGTAGACTCGCTGGTTGAGCAAAAACAACAACACGCTCATTTTAAACAACTCCTCGCTGCGATAAACACAGAGCAACCTGTGAAAATTGAGTATCAACGACGTCCGAATATTCCCAGTAAAAAAGCGCTCTTTTTACCTGTTAAACTGGAATATTCACAGAAAAACAATCTCTTTCGCTTACGTGCATGGCGCTTGTTACGCAACAGTCGCTTTGAAGTCACACTGAATCTCAATCGTATGCTTACTGTTCATCCAGCTAAGGCGACACGCAAGTACCTTGAATTACCAATTACAGCACGGCGTAGACAAGCACAGATGACTTGTATTCTTGTTGATAAACGCAAAGCCTTAGAACGCAGCATGCTACATTTTGCTGACTACAATAAAAGCACACAACGTTTAGATGATACGCGCTATCAACTCACAATTCACTATTATCTTGGCGATGAAACAGAACTACTCATTCGCCTACTATCATTTGGACCCTTTATAACCGTTACAAGCCCCACAGAATTTGTAGCTAAAATTAAAGAACGTGTCGACGCACAAGCACAGCTATTAGATAATTTTTAA